Proteins from one Nitrobacteraceae bacterium AZCC 2146 genomic window:
- a CDS encoding RNA polymerase sigma-70 factor (ECF subfamily) (product_source=KO:K03088; cath_funfam=1.10.10.10,1.10.1740.10; cog=COG1595; ko=KO:K03088; pfam=PF04542,PF08281; superfamily=54427,88659,88946; tigrfam=TIGR02937) has translation MNGSAAQAAISQEAFERLLGALRPKLHRYCARMTGSVIDGEDVVQDAVIKALEAFAAAGPILQPEGWLFRIAHNAALDFLRRRARQALIHSDEDPDMVADLTATTPDYEIAATGLRTFMRLPVGQRSSVILMDVLGYSLEDVGGVMNATIPAVKATLHRGRARLRELAREPDDAPIPVLTEAERVLLTAYVDRFNARDVDAVRAMLAEEVRLDLVARHKVAGRAEVSKYFGNYGKLQDWRLVPGMVDGRAAALVSDPGAPSGQPSYFVLLDWTTDGLIGIRDFRYARYAIEGADIVTL, from the coding sequence ATGAACGGATCTGCGGCGCAAGCGGCCATCAGCCAGGAGGCGTTTGAACGCTTGCTCGGCGCCCTCCGGCCGAAGCTGCATCGCTACTGCGCCCGTATGACCGGCTCGGTGATCGACGGCGAAGACGTCGTGCAGGATGCGGTGATCAAGGCGCTGGAGGCGTTTGCCGCGGCGGGGCCGATCCTTCAGCCCGAGGGCTGGCTGTTTCGCATTGCCCATAACGCCGCGCTGGATTTCCTGCGCCGCCGCGCCCGGCAGGCGCTGATCCATTCCGACGAGGACCCGGATATGGTGGCCGATCTCACCGCGACGACGCCAGACTATGAGATCGCCGCCACCGGCCTGCGCACCTTCATGCGGCTGCCGGTCGGGCAGCGCTCCAGCGTCATTCTGATGGATGTACTCGGATACTCGCTCGAGGACGTCGGCGGGGTGATGAACGCGACCATCCCCGCCGTGAAGGCCACGCTGCATCGTGGCCGCGCAAGGCTGCGTGAACTGGCGCGCGAGCCCGACGATGCCCCAATACCGGTCCTCACCGAAGCCGAACGCGTGCTGCTGACGGCCTATGTCGATCGCTTCAATGCCCGCGATGTCGATGCCGTCAGGGCGATGCTGGCCGAAGAGGTCCGGCTCGATCTGGTGGCGCGGCACAAGGTGGCGGGGCGCGCCGAAGTTTCGAAATATTTCGGCAATTACGGCAAGCTGCAGGATTGGCGGCTGGTGCCGGGCATGGTGGATGGCCGCGCCGCGGCGCTCGTCTCTGATCCCGGCGCCCCCTCAGGCCAACCCAGCTATTTCGTCCTTCTGGACTGGACCACCGACGGATTGATCGGCATCCGCGATTTCCGCTATGCGCGCTATGCGATCGAAGGCGCCGATATCGTCACCTTGTGA
- a CDS encoding hypothetical protein (product_source=Hypo-rule applied; superfamily=52218) encodes MKRTLIRYKTRPDATEQNRRLIEGVFAELQEKSPEGVRYMVLTLGDGSFFHFVETGDGTSPLPQLDAFKSFQSGVRERCVEPPQAAEAIVVGNYRMLGER; translated from the coding sequence ATGAAGCGAACCCTGATACGCTACAAGACCAGACCCGATGCCACCGAGCAGAACCGCCGGCTGATCGAGGGCGTGTTCGCCGAGTTGCAGGAAAAATCCCCGGAGGGCGTTCGCTACATGGTGCTGACACTGGGCGATGGCAGCTTCTTTCACTTCGTCGAGACCGGGGACGGCACCAGTCCGTTGCCGCAGCTCGACGCGTTCAAGTCGTTCCAGAGCGGCGTCAGGGAGCGTTGCGTCGAGCCGCCGCAGGCAGCTGAGGCAATCGTCGTCGGCAACTACCGCATGCTGGGTGAGCGATGA